In Balearica regulorum gibbericeps isolate bBalReg1 chromosome 2, bBalReg1.pri, whole genome shotgun sequence, one DNA window encodes the following:
- the TMIE gene encoding transmembrane inner ear expressed protein: MAWDPPLQHPLSWVRSASFLSCSRAAMAQLIEATTEPPKKKPDPVTSETVVIWGLRLWQVIGIFAIFVLAVIITLCCIFKCRIPRTKKEIEARYAQRQAAKTYADKLETVPPLNELTEIPGAQVAEEKKEEVPTVSGKVDKAQDFKEFAKYLLALIS; the protein is encoded by the exons ATGGCGTGGGATCCACCCTTGCAGCATCCTCTCTCCTGGGTGAGATCTGCCTCCTTCTTGTCCTGCTCGAGAGCTGCCATGGCACAGTTAATCGAG GCCACCACAGAACCCCCGAAAAAGAAACCGGACCCTGTAACTTCAGAGACGGTGGTGATTTGGGGGCTACGCCTCTGGCAGGTGATTGGTATCTTTGCCATCTTTGTCCTGGCAGTCA TTATCACGCTCTGCTGTATCTTCAAGTGCCGAATTCCACGAACAAAGAAAGAGATTGAGGCGCGATATGCTCAACGGCAAGCAGCCAAGACGTATGCAGACAAACTGGAGACTGTGCCACCACTCAACGAGCTGACAGAGATCCCTGGAG CTCAggttgcagaagaaaaaaaagaagaagttCCCACTGTATCTGGAAAAGTGGACAAGGCTCAGG ACTTTAAGGAGTTTGCTAAATATTTACTAGCACTCATCTCCTAA